The Acidobacteriota bacterium genome includes a window with the following:
- a CDS encoding ABC transporter permease produces the protein MNFREVLKQTLATLRAHKLRSFLTMFGIVWGIASVILLVGLGKGFSKDQKERMKSLGTDVAIIWGGRTSSQAGGLAAGREIRLSVDDAIAIKQECYLIKTVSPELRRAVPQSSQWNQANRAVRGVWPEFQRFRSLKVEEGRLMVEEDQTQARRVVLLGFEARQQLYPGKAAVGETLMMNGLPYTVIGVLERKKQNSSYGSGPDNTQLFAPYSSMARDFPPRERPGIFKGWVNNIVVEVADPEQHAEAIAQVYRVLGRRHHFDPQDEDALFVWDTMRGAKMVSRIFEIMTMFFGAMAIMTLCLGGIGVMNIMLVSVTERTREIGVRKAIGATRRDILRQFFTEAVVITLLSGTTGLIVGVGICVLLDVAPKPEFIPTPVVSSVSIIGSLLTLGLITVLAGMYPARRAAEMEPVDSLRYE, from the coding sequence ATGAACTTTCGCGAAGTCCTCAAGCAGACTCTGGCCACGCTGCGCGCTCACAAGCTGCGCAGTTTCCTTACCATGTTCGGCATCGTGTGGGGCATCGCCTCCGTCATCCTGCTGGTTGGGCTGGGCAAGGGCTTCTCCAAAGATCAGAAAGAGCGCATGAAGTCGCTCGGCACCGACGTGGCCATCATCTGGGGCGGACGCACCAGCTCCCAGGCGGGCGGTCTCGCCGCCGGCCGCGAGATCCGCCTCTCCGTCGACGACGCCATCGCCATCAAGCAAGAGTGCTACCTGATCAAGACCGTCAGCCCCGAACTGCGCCGCGCCGTGCCGCAATCCAGCCAGTGGAACCAGGCGAACCGCGCCGTCCGCGGCGTGTGGCCCGAGTTCCAGCGCTTCCGCTCGCTCAAGGTGGAAGAGGGCCGCTTGATGGTCGAAGAAGACCAGACGCAGGCGCGGCGCGTGGTGCTGCTCGGCTTCGAAGCGCGGCAGCAGCTCTATCCGGGCAAGGCCGCGGTGGGCGAGACGCTCATGATGAACGGACTTCCCTACACCGTGATCGGCGTGCTCGAGCGCAAGAAACAGAACTCCAGTTACGGTTCCGGACCCGACAACACCCAGCTCTTCGCGCCCTACAGCTCGATGGCGCGCGATTTTCCGCCCCGTGAGCGCCCTGGCATCTTCAAGGGATGGGTGAACAACATCGTGGTCGAGGTCGCCGATCCTGAGCAGCACGCCGAAGCCATCGCGCAGGTCTATCGCGTGCTCGGCCGGCGCCACCACTTCGATCCGCAGGATGAGGACGCGCTCTTCGTGTGGGACACCATGCGCGGCGCCAAGATGGTCTCGCGCATCTTCGAGATCATGACCATGTTCTTCGGCGCGATGGCCATCATGACGCTCTGCCTCGGCGGTATCGGCGTGATGAACATCATGCTCGTCTCGGTGACGGAGCGCACGCGCGAGATCGGAGTGCGCAAGGCCATCGGCGCCACCCGGCGCGACATCCTGCGGCAGTTCTTCACCGAGGCGGTGGTCATCACCCTGCTCAGCGGGACCACCGGCCTCATCGTCGGCGTCGGCATCTGCGTGCTGCTGGATGTGGCGCCCAAGCCCGAATTCATTCCTACGCCCGTGGTCTCGAGCGTTTCCATCATCGGCTCGCTGCTCACCCTCGGACTGATCACCGTGCTGGCGGGAATGTATCCCGCGCGCCGCGCCGCAGAGATGGAACCGGTCGATTCGCTGCGTTACGAATAG
- a CDS encoding efflux RND transporter periplasmic adaptor subunit, producing the protein MANGKKKWWRKKVFLIGGSISLVVLAVVLFAAFKTSSGKLDPTKLAKVEKGDLAKSVVATGKIEPITKVEIKSKASGIVKKLHVDAGDVVKIGQVLAELDKEEIQARVSQAEAALQAASANVERAKVDALGPDVPLLLRAYERAQEMAKQGVVSQAALDDAQRNYELAVNKQNMAKASLTQAKAQVQQSRANLEQLQQEYRNSTIVSPMDGVVLNRNVEIGDAVSSILVLGSSATLVMTVGDTREVYVKGKVDESDIGKVYLDQPARIKVESFKDKTFNGKVTKISPMGAEKDNVTTFEVRVSIDNAKGELKAAMTANAEIILEEHKAVLMIPEGAIIYDKDKKASVEVVDPKADGGKKKSPVEIGISNGAKTEVLKGLKEGEQVVLQ; encoded by the coding sequence GTGGCGAACGGCAAGAAAAAGTGGTGGAGAAAAAAAGTTTTTTTGATCGGTGGCTCGATCTCGCTGGTCGTCCTGGCAGTGGTCCTATTCGCGGCGTTCAAAACCAGCAGCGGTAAGCTGGATCCGACGAAGCTGGCGAAAGTGGAGAAGGGCGACCTGGCGAAGAGTGTTGTCGCCACGGGCAAGATCGAGCCGATAACCAAAGTCGAGATCAAATCCAAAGCCAGCGGCATCGTGAAGAAGCTTCACGTCGACGCCGGCGACGTCGTCAAGATCGGTCAAGTGCTCGCCGAACTTGATAAAGAAGAGATCCAGGCGCGCGTGAGCCAGGCGGAAGCTGCCTTGCAGGCGGCGAGCGCCAACGTGGAGCGTGCCAAGGTGGACGCGCTGGGACCCGACGTCCCACTCTTGCTGCGCGCTTATGAGCGCGCACAGGAGATGGCGAAGCAGGGCGTGGTCTCGCAGGCCGCGCTCGACGATGCGCAGCGCAACTACGAACTGGCGGTCAACAAACAGAACATGGCCAAGGCTTCGCTCACGCAGGCCAAGGCGCAAGTGCAGCAGAGTCGCGCGAACCTCGAGCAACTGCAGCAGGAGTATCGCAACTCGACCATCGTCTCGCCGATGGACGGCGTGGTGCTGAACCGCAACGTCGAGATCGGTGACGCGGTCAGCTCCATCCTCGTGCTCGGCTCTTCTGCCACCCTGGTCATGACCGTCGGCGATACCCGCGAGGTCTACGTCAAGGGCAAGGTCGACGAGTCGGATATCGGCAAGGTCTACCTCGACCAGCCCGCGCGCATCAAGGTGGAATCGTTCAAAGACAAGACCTTCAACGGCAAGGTGACGAAGATCTCGCCCATGGGCGCGGAGAAAGACAACGTCACTACCTTCGAAGTGCGCGTCTCGATCGATAACGCTAAGGGCGAACTCAAGGCCGCAATGACCGCGAACGCGGAGATCATCCTGGAAGAACACAAGGCCGTGCTGATGATCCCCGAGGGCGCCATCATCTATGACAAGGACAAAAAGGCTTCGGTGGAAGTCGTCGATCCGAAAGCGGACGGCGGCAAGAAAAAGAGCCCGGTCGAGATCGGCATCTCCAACGGCGCCAAGACCGAAGTCCTCAAAGGCCTGAAGGAAGGCGAACAAGTCGTCCTTCAATAG
- a CDS encoding ABC transporter permease has product MLFFFKEIVVQGWQSLLRNRMRSLLTMLGIVWGLTSVVLLLGYGEGLGKEIIVADQGIGNAVIHLWGGQTSMQAGGQRAGKRVKFKYEDIEAIRDEVPSVRAVSAEADDTVGFKVGSRVVSNTVKAIDLPYGPMRRLDIEEGRYFNEGDYVDHRRVMVLGPDAAKKIFGTRPALGLTATVNGQTFEVIGILRRKLQDSSNNCQDNNCVFMPYATVRDLLDMREPDMILFQPVDRTQNKQTLLAVRTVLGRIHGFDPKDEKAVPDWDTIENSQEMRNFTLGLDVLLGMIGALTLGVGGVGVMNIMLVSVTERTREIGLRKALGARPRQILMQFLVEALVLTFIGGVVGMLFATALAYAIPPMPLYSDLYKTANNEGDILLRPSVMVMTVSFIVLSIVGITSGFWPALKAARMNPIEALRYE; this is encoded by the coding sequence ATGTTGTTCTTCTTCAAAGAGATCGTGGTGCAGGGCTGGCAGTCACTGCTGCGCAACCGCATGCGCTCCCTGCTCACCATGCTGGGCATCGTCTGGGGACTGACCTCGGTCGTCCTGCTGCTCGGCTACGGCGAAGGTCTCGGGAAAGAGATCATCGTCGCTGACCAGGGCATCGGCAACGCGGTCATCCATCTCTGGGGCGGACAGACCAGCATGCAGGCCGGCGGACAGCGCGCCGGCAAGCGCGTCAAGTTCAAGTACGAGGACATCGAAGCCATCCGCGACGAAGTGCCCTCGGTGCGCGCGGTGAGCGCCGAGGCCGACGATACGGTCGGGTTCAAGGTCGGCTCGCGCGTGGTCTCGAATACGGTGAAGGCCATCGACCTGCCCTACGGACCCATGCGCCGCCTCGACATCGAAGAAGGACGCTACTTCAACGAAGGCGACTACGTGGACCATCGCCGCGTGATGGTCCTCGGTCCCGACGCCGCGAAGAAGATCTTCGGCACGCGTCCCGCGCTCGGCCTCACCGCCACCGTCAACGGACAGACCTTCGAGGTCATCGGCATCTTGCGCCGCAAGCTCCAGGATTCATCCAACAACTGCCAGGACAACAACTGCGTCTTCATGCCCTACGCCACGGTGCGCGACCTGCTCGACATGCGCGAACCCGACATGATCCTGTTCCAGCCGGTCGACCGCACGCAGAACAAGCAAACGCTGCTCGCGGTGCGCACCGTGCTCGGACGCATCCACGGCTTCGATCCCAAAGACGAGAAGGCCGTGCCCGATTGGGACACCATCGAGAACTCGCAGGAAATGCGCAACTTCACCCTCGGCCTCGACGTGCTGCTGGGGATGATCGGCGCGCTCACGCTCGGCGTCGGCGGCGTGGGCGTGATGAACATCATGCTCGTCTCGGTGACCGAACGCACCCGCGAGATCGGATTGCGCAAAGCCCTCGGCGCGCGTCCGCGGCAGATCCTCATGCAGTTCCTGGTGGAGGCGCTCGTGCTCACGTTCATCGGCGGCGTGGTCGGCATGCTGTTCGCCACCGCACTCGCCTACGCCATCCCACCCATGCCGCTCTATAGCGACCTGTATAAGACGGCAAACAACGAAGGCGATATCTTGCTGCGTCCGTCGGTGATGGTGATGACGGTCTCGTTCATCGTGCTTAGCATCGTGGGCATCACGTCCGGATTCTGGCCGGCGCTGAAGGCCGCGCGGATGAACCCCATCGAGGCGTTAAGGTACGAGTAG
- a CDS encoding hemolysin family protein produces MLTLALLKIFIVILLVALNAFFVAAEYAIVSVRDSRIEQLVQQRRTGARTVQKLHRNLDEVLLANQFGVTLASLGLGWVGEVQMAAMLMPLFVSLPYAGVYAHGIAATIAFLAITYLHVILGEVVPKSLALQRAERVALAVAGPMEAFLTISHPLLAVMKRSSRLVLRAFGSKEGREGSMHSVEELKLVVTASRRVGLLPALQEDMIHRVLEMENLTVRQIMVPRPDIFALPAEMSLEEAMTRVVEEQHSRVPVYDPQRGPEHIVGVLYSKDVSRLMHVKLTKGQMQAAIASSLKVKHVMRDVLFVPETKPVSELLLEFKQRRRHLAVVVDEFGSTAGVVTVEDVLEQIVGEIEDEFDVAEQPAFALGATAFVLDGAENLRDLEVRHQLRLPKDEGFETLAGFVLTQLQRIPKVGDSFVYDNRRYTVLQMVDHRIEKVKVELEPQPLATAGDD; encoded by the coding sequence ATGCTCACCCTGGCGTTGCTGAAGATCTTCATCGTCATCCTGCTGGTGGCGTTGAATGCCTTCTTTGTGGCGGCGGAATACGCCATCGTCAGCGTCCGCGACAGCCGCATCGAGCAACTCGTCCAGCAGCGGCGCACCGGCGCGCGCACCGTCCAAAAACTCCATCGCAACCTCGATGAGGTGCTGCTCGCCAACCAGTTCGGCGTCACGCTGGCCTCGCTCGGACTGGGCTGGGTGGGTGAGGTGCAGATGGCGGCCATGCTCATGCCGCTGTTCGTGAGCCTGCCGTATGCCGGCGTGTATGCCCACGGCATCGCGGCGACCATCGCCTTCCTGGCCATCACCTACCTGCATGTGATCCTGGGCGAGGTGGTGCCGAAATCGCTGGCGCTGCAGCGCGCCGAGCGCGTGGCCCTGGCCGTCGCCGGGCCGATGGAAGCCTTCCTTACCATCTCGCATCCGTTGCTGGCGGTGATGAAGAGGTCGTCACGGCTGGTGTTGCGAGCGTTCGGCTCAAAAGAGGGCCGCGAGGGCTCCATGCACTCGGTGGAGGAGCTGAAGCTGGTGGTGACCGCGAGCCGGCGCGTGGGCCTGCTACCCGCGCTGCAAGAGGACATGATCCACCGCGTGCTCGAGATGGAGAACCTGACGGTGCGGCAGATCATGGTGCCGCGGCCGGACATCTTTGCGCTGCCCGCCGAGATGTCGCTCGAGGAAGCGATGACGCGGGTGGTGGAAGAGCAGCACTCGCGCGTGCCAGTCTATGATCCGCAGCGCGGGCCGGAGCACATCGTAGGAGTGCTCTATTCCAAAGACGTCTCGCGGTTGATGCACGTGAAGCTGACCAAGGGACAGATGCAGGCCGCCATCGCCTCGAGCTTGAAAGTGAAGCACGTGATGCGGGACGTGCTCTTCGTTCCCGAGACCAAGCCGGTGAGCGAGCTGTTGCTGGAGTTCAAGCAGCGTCGCCGCCATCTTGCGGTGGTGGTAGACGAGTTCGGCTCGACCGCGGGCGTGGTCACGGTGGAAGACGTGCTCGAGCAGATCGTGGGCGAGATCGAAGACGAGTTCGACGTGGCCGAGCAGCCCGCCTTCGCGCTGGGCGCGACCGCCTTCGTGCTCGATGGCGCGGAGAACCTGCGCGACCTCGAGGTGCGCCACCAGTTGCGCCTGCCGAAGGATGAAGGCTTCGAGACGCTGGCGGGATTCGTGCTGACCCAATTGCAGCGCATCCCGAAGGTGGGCGACAGCTTCGTCTACGACAACCGGCGTTACACCGTGCTGCAGATGGTGGACCACCGCATCGAGAAGGTGAAGGTCGAACTCGAGCCGCAGCCGCTGGCGACGGCGGGGGACGACTGA
- a CDS encoding DUF4097 domain-containing protein → MKQLRLTTFAIAILIATAVTLAMPAQASASAEGSFSRTLKVAGGTDVDVNVTTGSGNITVRTGAADTVQIYAHIHAGNDWSGLSAEEKVRRIEANPPIEQMGSLIRIGRIEDHELRQNVAIDYELTVPAKTRLHSQTGSGDQKVSGIQADVRVQTGSGNLTLSNIGLANSLTQLRAESGSGDIDVSNANGRMYVSTGSGNIRTSNVAGAFVGSSGSGDIRLDQTGAGEVKVETGSGNVVAKGVNGPLSVSTGSGDVEITGQQKGDWSLTAGSGNVRVHLNGEPSFDLDAHTSSGSIDVNFPVTMQGSFRKNELRGKVRNGGSLVKVRTGSGDIMFQ, encoded by the coding sequence ATGAAGCAGCTCAGACTCACCACCTTCGCCATCGCCATTCTGATCGCGACGGCAGTAACGTTGGCCATGCCGGCACAGGCCAGCGCCTCCGCGGAAGGCTCGTTCAGCCGCACCCTCAAGGTCGCGGGCGGGACCGACGTCGACGTCAATGTCACGACCGGCTCCGGCAACATCACGGTGCGCACCGGCGCCGCCGACACGGTGCAGATCTACGCGCACATCCACGCCGGCAATGACTGGAGCGGCCTGAGCGCCGAAGAGAAAGTGCGCCGCATCGAAGCCAATCCTCCCATCGAGCAGATGGGTAGCCTGATCCGCATCGGCCGCATCGAAGACCACGAACTGCGGCAGAACGTCGCCATCGACTACGAGCTCACCGTGCCGGCAAAGACGCGGCTGCACAGCCAGACCGGCTCGGGCGACCAAAAGGTCAGCGGCATCCAGGCAGACGTGCGCGTGCAGACCGGCTCCGGCAACCTCACGCTCTCGAACATCGGACTGGCGAACAGCTTGACTCAGTTGCGCGCCGAATCCGGCTCCGGCGACATCGATGTCTCCAATGCCAACGGACGCATGTACGTCTCCACCGGCAGCGGCAACATCCGGACCAGCAATGTCGCCGGCGCCTTCGTCGGCTCGAGCGGCTCCGGCGACATCCGTCTCGACCAGACCGGCGCGGGCGAGGTGAAAGTCGAGACCGGCAGCGGCAACGTGGTGGCGAAGGGCGTGAACGGACCGCTCAGCGTCTCCACCGGCTCGGGCGACGTGGAGATCACCGGCCAGCAGAAAGGCGATTGGAGCCTGACTGCGGGCTCGGGCAACGTCCGCGTGCACCTCAACGGCGAGCCTTCGTTCGACCTCGACGCGCATACTTCGAGCGGCTCCATCGACGTGAACTTCCCGGTGACCATGCAGGGTAGCTTCCGCAAGAACGAGCTGCGCGGCAAGGTGCGCAACGGCGGCAGCCTGGTGAAGGTCCGCACCGGCTCCGGCGACATCATGTTTCAGTAG